The Bacteroidales bacterium genome includes a region encoding these proteins:
- a CDS encoding alpha/beta hydrolase gives MRVSIKSIRYAIVIITSFLCFNSFAQYQSDELGNGLLRNSIDMPDDYEGKVVCTLIKRDCKQKSKKALLYVHGFNDYFFQAEMADRFNAEGYNFYAVDLRKYGRSLLPHQKRCNTRNINEYFADLDSTINIIRSEGNDTIILMGHSTGGLTTSLYCHSKGNNCPVDALILNSPFFKFNMGGILNEFVIPLVSFIAPFLPDISIPQGASTAYAESLLKEFHGEWEFDKDKKLMLSPNVTTDWISAIYNAQKIVWRGLDIKVPVLAMYSDNSVNGNKWSIEFMHGDAVLNVKDIAKYSQNLGNNIQRLKVVGGMHDLLCSKPEVRDRVYRFVFKWLSVACY, from the coding sequence ATGAGAGTATCTATAAAAAGCATACGATATGCAATAGTTATTATTACCAGTTTTTTATGTTTCAACTCTTTTGCTCAATACCAAAGTGATGAGTTGGGCAACGGTTTGTTACGTAACTCTATTGATATGCCTGATGATTATGAGGGCAAGGTGGTGTGTACACTCATAAAAAGGGATTGTAAGCAAAAGAGCAAGAAGGCTCTGCTTTACGTGCATGGATTTAACGACTACTTTTTTCAGGCAGAAATGGCTGACCGTTTTAATGCTGAGGGCTATAACTTTTATGCTGTTGATTTGAGGAAATATGGACGTTCATTACTACCTCATCAAAAAAGATGCAACACTCGTAACATTAATGAATATTTTGCTGATTTAGATAGCACGATTAATATTATAAGAAGTGAGGGAAACGATACCATTATTCTTATGGGACACTCTACGGGCGGACTTACAACCTCGCTATACTGCCACTCTAAGGGTAATAACTGCCCCGTTGATGCTCTTATTTTAAACAGTCCATTTTTTAAGTTTAATATGGGCGGAATATTGAATGAATTTGTAATACCATTAGTCTCTTTTATAGCACCTTTTTTACCTGATATTTCAATTCCGCAAGGAGCATCTACGGCATACGCCGAGAGTCTTTTGAAAGAGTTTCATGGCGAATGGGAGTTTGACAAAGATAAAAAGTTAATGCTCTCGCCCAATGTTACTACCGATTGGATTTCGGCAATATACAATGCTCAAAAAATTGTATGGAGGGGATTAGATATTAAAGTTCCTGTTTTAGCAATGTACTCCGACAATAGTGTGAATGGCAACAAATGGAGCATAGAGTTTATGCATGGCGATGCTGTTTTGAATGTCAAAGATATTGCCAAATACTCTCAAAATTTAGGGAACAATATTCAACGCCTTAAAGTTGTTGGTGGTATGCACGACCTTCTCTGTTCAAAACCAGAAGTAAGGGACAGGGTTTATAGGTTTGTTTTTAAATGGTTGTCTGTTGCTTGTTATTAG
- a CDS encoding 30S ribosomal protein S6 — translation MNHYETVFILTPVLSEPQMKEAVEKFTNILKAEGAVIVNEENWGLRKLAYPIQKKTTGFYEFIEFDAEPTVIAKLEVNFRRDERVIRFLTFKQDKYAAEYAAKRRSVKSNNEVKEN, via the coding sequence ATGAATCATTACGAAACCGTTTTCATTTTGACTCCCGTTTTGTCTGAACCACAGATGAAGGAAGCGGTAGAGAAATTCACAAACATTCTCAAAGCTGAAGGAGCCGTAATAGTAAACGAAGAGAACTGGGGCTTACGCAAACTTGCTTATCCCATTCAAAAGAAAACAACAGGTTTTTACGAGTTTATTGAGTTCGATGCAGAACCTACCGTAATTGCTAAGTTAGAGGTAAACTTCCGTCGCGATGAGCGCGTAATTCGTTTCTTGACATTCAAACAAGACAAATACGCAGCTGAATATGCAGCGAAGAGAAGAAGTGTTAAATCAAATAACGAAGTAAAGGAGAACTAA
- a CDS encoding 30S ribosomal protein S18, whose protein sequence is MAQNTQSEIRYLTPPSVDVKKKKYCRFKKSGIKYIDYKDPEFLKKFLNEQGKILPRRITGTSLKFQRRIAQAVKRARHLALLPYVTDNMK, encoded by the coding sequence ATGGCACAAAACACTCAATCAGAGATCAGATATCTCACTCCCCCTTCAGTAGATGTAAAGAAGAAAAAATATTGCCGTTTCAAAAAGAGCGGAATTAAGTACATCGATTACAAAGATCCCGAATTCTTGAAAAAATTCTTAAACGAGCAAGGTAAAATTTTACCTCGTCGTATCACAGGTACTTCATTGAAGTTCCAACGTCGTATTGCTCAAGCTGTTAAGCGCGCTCGCCACTTGGCGTTGTTGCCTTATGTAACTGATAATATGAAATAA
- the rplI gene encoding 50S ribosomal protein L9 — translation MQVILKEDILNLGFKGDVVNVKKGYGRNYLIPQGKAVIASESALKMLAEDNRQRAEKLAKLKADAEALATSLNGVSISIATKASETGKVFGSVTSVQIADTLAEKGFTVDRRLIALKEPLKELGAHKVVIKLYKEVSAEIEVVVVAE, via the coding sequence ATGCAAGTAATATTAAAAGAAGATATCCTAAATTTAGGTTTTAAGGGTGATGTTGTTAACGTAAAAAAAGGTTACGGACGCAACTATCTTATCCCTCAAGGAAAAGCAGTTATCGCATCTGAGTCAGCTCTTAAAATGTTGGCTGAGGACAATCGTCAACGTGCTGAGAAATTGGCTAAACTTAAAGCAGATGCAGAAGCATTGGCAACTTCATTAAACGGAGTTTCTATCTCAATTGCAACTAAAGCAAGTGAGACTGGTAAAGTATTTGGATCTGTAACATCAGTACAAATAGCAGATACTTTGGCAGAGAAAGGATTCACTGTTGATCGTCGCCTTATCGCTTTGAAAGAGCCTCTAAAAGAACTTGGTGCTCACAAAGTAGTTATTAAACTATACAAAGAGGTATCAGCAGAGATAGAGGTTGTAGTAGTAGCTGAATAA
- a CDS encoding septum formation initiator family protein produces the protein MKFEKIKKIFKILRKWWLPIAVVLFFVYLMFFDQNNIRVRMEYKNELDSLKEVLDSYIKQMQEDSIKIEQLKHDKDAIEEYAREEYGYKKADEDVFIIKSSAGE, from the coding sequence ATGAAATTTGAAAAGATAAAAAAGATCTTTAAAATATTGCGAAAATGGTGGTTGCCAATAGCCGTTGTTTTGTTTTTTGTATATCTAATGTTCTTCGATCAAAACAATATACGCGTTCGTATGGAGTATAAAAACGAACTTGACAGTTTGAAAGAGGTACTTGATAGTTACATAAAGCAGATGCAAGAGGATAGTATAAAAATAGAACAACTGAAGCACGATAAGGATGCAATAGAGGAGTATGCTCGAGAGGAGTATGGTTATAAAAAAGCCGATGAAGATGTTTTTATTATTAAATCTTCAGCTGGCGAGTAA
- a CDS encoding type III pantothenate kinase, which yields MNLIVDQGNTSIKIALFDEKGIVDVKTFALSSVEEVICYIRELNYHNAIYSTSSLPDNEFLATLKENSTTFINLTYQTLIPIKVDYATPQTLGMDRVAAAVGAREICGEVPTLVIDAGTAVTYDYLTADGVYKGGNIAPGISMRLKALNHFTKSLPLVEVSEEYPLLGVDTNSAILSGVMSGVLYECEGYIAKISKKEANLKVILTGGDHLLLYNQLKNSTFVPLIDEEYLVLKGLNAILRYNVEK from the coding sequence GTGAATCTTATAGTTGATCAGGGAAATACCTCTATAAAGATAGCCCTTTTTGATGAAAAGGGTATTGTAGATGTCAAAACATTTGCCCTCTCTTCAGTTGAAGAGGTGATTTGCTATATTAGGGAGTTGAATTATCATAATGCCATATATTCAACATCATCTTTACCTGACAATGAGTTTCTGGCAACTCTGAAGGAGAATTCTACAACTTTTATTAATCTTACATACCAAACTCTAATACCAATAAAAGTTGATTATGCAACACCCCAAACATTAGGAATGGACAGAGTTGCAGCAGCGGTAGGAGCAAGAGAAATTTGTGGTGAAGTGCCAACTTTGGTAATTGATGCTGGAACAGCAGTGACTTACGACTACCTAACTGCCGATGGCGTATATAAGGGGGGTAATATAGCACCCGGAATATCAATGCGGCTAAAAGCCCTAAATCATTTTACAAAATCGTTACCGCTTGTTGAGGTTTCAGAAGAATATCCTCTGTTGGGAGTAGATACAAACAGTGCCATATTATCAGGTGTAATGAGTGGAGTGTTGTATGAATGTGAGGGATATATTGCTAAAATTTCTAAAAAAGAGGCAAATCTTAAAGTTATATTAACCGGAGGAGATCATTTATTGTTGTATAATCAATTAAAAAATAGTACTTTCGTACCTTTAATTGATGAGGAGTACCTTGTATTAAAAGGACTAAATGCAATTTTAAGATACAATGTTGAAAAATAG